A section of the Bacteroidales bacterium genome encodes:
- a CDS encoding alpha/beta hydrolase yields MKLLIVAGILFGHLITAKGGNFFKDYLKNRYPIQFVHEIPAQSTNQILMISSRYFKPQKNYLLKRGIQPWFQLFYFKVALKNDTAWVQPLEDLNDAKGFFPNDRDFLVYIDGHGKTFGQTMERGFELTDRFNINMVIFDWPSDYLALRKTIYNADEVAVGFVEAMRTFNDFHVSHYNSSMVSVIFHSMGNRILKDVAGSRLIHQMPDNLFSNIIINAAAVKQQNHAKWVERLNIQKRIYITKNNRDFNLRGAAILRCAEQLGLGNHNFARNAWYVNFSVFSTIDHNLFLGRSQLEKDKPEIFTFYDLAFHGKEVSFNSDTGLQILSPSDRNFLFSVR; encoded by the coding sequence ATGAAACTTCTCATAGTGGCAGGTATTTTATTCGGGCATTTGATTACGGCAAAGGGAGGAAACTTTTTTAAGGATTACCTCAAAAATCGCTACCCGATCCAATTTGTTCATGAGATTCCTGCCCAATCTACCAACCAGATTTTGATGATCAGCTCGAGGTACTTCAAACCTCAGAAGAATTATTTGCTGAAAAGGGGAATACAACCCTGGTTTCAGCTATTCTATTTTAAAGTGGCTTTGAAAAACGATACCGCCTGGGTGCAACCGTTGGAAGACCTCAACGACGCTAAAGGGTTTTTCCCGAATGACCGCGATTTTCTTGTATACATTGATGGTCATGGAAAAACATTCGGCCAAACCATGGAAAGAGGATTTGAATTGACCGACCGGTTTAATATCAATATGGTCATTTTCGACTGGCCTTCGGATTATCTTGCCCTCAGAAAAACGATTTATAACGCCGATGAAGTGGCAGTAGGTTTTGTGGAAGCCATGCGGACTTTCAATGATTTTCATGTCAGCCACTACAACTCTTCAATGGTTTCAGTTATTTTTCACAGCATGGGCAACAGGATTCTTAAAGATGTGGCCGGTTCAAGACTGATCCATCAGATGCCCGACAACTTATTCAGTAATATTATAATCAACGCGGCGGCTGTAAAGCAGCAAAATCATGCGAAATGGGTTGAAAGGCTGAACATCCAGAAAAGGATTTATATTACAAAGAATAACAGGGATTTTAATCTTAGGGGCGCAGCTATTCTCCGGTGTGCGGAACAACTGGGACTGGGTAACCATAATTTTGCCAGGAACGCCTGGTATGTGAACTTCAGCGTTTTTTCAACGATCGATCACAACCTGTTTTTGGGAAGATCACAACTTGAAAAGGACAAGCCCGAGATTTTCACTTTTTACGACCTGGCCTTTCACGGGAAAGAAGTAAGTTTTAACAGCGATACAGGACTTCAGATTTTAAGTCCTTCAGATAGAAATTTTCTTTTTTCAGTAAGATAA
- a CDS encoding M1 family aminopeptidase, with protein MIQFRFVITLLILSMTGNRVLSSSYEFSKTNYDVLFYFLNLNVSDSSTYISGSTSVLIKIMAPAGESVSLDFSSKLTVDSVTLNGSKTLYQRPGDTLKITPSESFVDGNTANITVYYHGLGKNYSSNGIFNRYSSSWNKNITWTLSEPFGAYEWFPCKQSLTDKADSVYVFLSTDKNRKVGSNGLLTNEVPLPDNRVRYEWKSKYPIDYYLISFTVSDYMDYSFYAPLNSEGDSVLVQNYIYNDSNYLLQNKQDIDKTSDLLYMFSGLIGKYPFADEKYGHCVSPFSGGMEHQTMTTLVNFSFSLVAHEMFHQWFGDYVTCATWQDIWFNEGFASYGEYLAYQYLVSQQSADQWIRNTNEYVKAEPGGSIYVPLEQTDDEGRIFDARLSYKKGASMIHMIRQEVGNDSLFFDILKGFLEENKFGTVTGDDFRNYLDERTGKDFTQFFNQWYYGEGYPIHSIRWEQRNDTLYINSLQTTSSTTPFFNLLLEFKAVTENGDSILSFRQTASYNQWQVYMPVKVTALQADPNRWLLINISDISVLPEVHSESGFAIMPNPARERITIRLDQPVNNYKIFIVNAEGRIMYTRESGSQQEVIPVHNYPSGIYFVLIRNGFNLSRRKFIIN; from the coding sequence TGCTGATCCTCAGCATGACAGGCAACCGGGTATTGTCCTCCTCCTACGAATTCAGCAAAACAAACTATGATGTGCTGTTTTATTTCCTGAATCTAAATGTTAGCGACAGTTCAACGTATATCTCAGGATCCACTTCGGTTCTTATAAAAATCATGGCTCCCGCAGGAGAATCAGTCTCACTTGATTTCTCTTCAAAACTCACTGTAGATTCTGTTACCTTAAACGGAAGCAAGACATTGTACCAGCGACCCGGTGACACATTGAAAATCACTCCTTCTGAGTCTTTTGTTGACGGGAACACTGCCAATATCACCGTTTATTACCATGGTTTGGGAAAAAATTACAGTTCCAACGGAATCTTTAACCGTTACAGTTCTTCATGGAACAAAAATATTACATGGACACTTTCAGAACCTTTTGGTGCTTATGAATGGTTTCCATGCAAACAATCACTTACAGACAAAGCCGATTCGGTTTATGTTTTCCTGAGCACCGATAAGAACCGGAAAGTCGGTTCAAATGGTCTTCTCACAAATGAAGTGCCCTTGCCGGATAATCGGGTAAGGTATGAATGGAAATCAAAATACCCTATCGACTATTACCTGATTTCATTTACTGTGAGCGATTACATGGATTACAGCTTTTATGCTCCACTGAATAGCGAAGGAGATTCCGTACTGGTCCAGAATTACATTTATAACGACAGCAATTACCTGTTGCAAAATAAACAGGATATTGACAAAACATCGGATCTTCTTTATATGTTTTCGGGATTGATCGGGAAATATCCATTTGCTGATGAAAAATACGGCCATTGTGTATCGCCCTTTTCAGGCGGCATGGAACACCAGACGATGACGACCCTTGTAAATTTTTCATTTTCACTTGTTGCCCACGAGATGTTCCATCAGTGGTTCGGTGATTATGTTACCTGCGCAACATGGCAGGATATCTGGTTTAATGAAGGTTTTGCTTCTTATGGCGAATACCTGGCATACCAATACCTGGTTTCACAACAGAGTGCGGATCAGTGGATAAGAAATACGAATGAATATGTTAAGGCCGAACCCGGAGGCAGCATTTATGTTCCTTTGGAGCAGACGGATGATGAAGGCCGGATTTTTGACGCGCGGCTGTCCTATAAAAAAGGGGCATCCATGATCCATATGATCCGGCAGGAAGTGGGTAACGACAGCCTGTTTTTCGACATTCTTAAAGGATTTCTTGAAGAAAATAAATTCGGAACAGTAACCGGTGATGATTTCAGAAATTACCTGGACGAAAGGACAGGCAAAGATTTTACCCAATTCTTCAACCAGTGGTATTACGGAGAAGGATACCCGATCCATTCGATCCGGTGGGAACAAAGGAATGATACCCTATATATAAATTCACTGCAGACGACTTCATCAACCACCCCGTTTTTTAATCTGCTTCTGGAATTTAAAGCGGTCACTGAAAACGGAGACTCGATCCTTTCATTCAGGCAAACTGCATCGTATAATCAGTGGCAGGTATATATGCCGGTAAAGGTGACGGCACTCCAGGCCGATCCGAATCGCTGGCTGCTTATCAATATTTCCGATATTAGTGTTTTGCCCGAAGTTCACTCTGAAAGTGGATTTGCCATAATGCCTAACCCGGCCAGGGAACGGATTACTATCAGGCTTGATCAGCCTGTTAATAATTATAAAATTTTTATTGTTAATGCTGAAGGCCGCATCATGTACACCCGTGAATCGGGTTCGCAGCAGGAAGTAATTCCGGTACACAACTATCCTTCTGGCATTTATTTCGTTTTGATCCGCAATGGCTTTAATCTGAGCCGACGTAAATTCATTATAAACTGA
- a CDS encoding OmpA family protein, protein MNRHLSIFLALLFIFPLFCPGQQQHVSTKSKIAIDNYNLALRNFSTNQYGRAEQQLLTAINEDTNFIDAYLVLAEVYEDWKKPLNAIEVYHRALPKDEKYYPYGYVRLGNLEYKEGLYENAKSSYSRFLDLEQRNISQIEKAKIGITRCDYAIELMKHPVEFKPVNLGPRVNSPGDDYWPSLSADEKTLVITRLVRSEEFMKNFQEDFYISHWNDSAWTYMENAGKPLNTGDNEGAQSITGDGRFMVFTACNRGDGLGRCDLYASEKEGETWKTPYNLGSPVNTKFRETQPSLTPDGRTLYFSSDRPGGKGQHDIWVTSIGEDGKWTEPKNLGDTINTDGIEMSPFIHQDNQSLYYSSDGLPGLGGYDLFVSKKDSNGRWQKPVNLGYPINTNRDEIGLIVNSKGDKAYYASDMSDNAGKDIYEFEMPVQLRPLTVTYMKGKVFDALTYKPLKADFQLIDLETGKMAFNAYSDSVSGEFLVSIPVNRNYMLNVSRKSYLFYSENFALLNVFNSEKPFLKDVPLQPLVAGSTVILKNVFFETDSYLLRDESKIELNKVVKMLKENPSIRIEIGGHTDNTGSAEHNQQLSENRAKSVADFLTASSINASRILWKGYGFNVPVASNDTPEGRAQNRRTEMKIVK, encoded by the coding sequence ATGAACCGGCATCTTAGTATTTTTCTGGCCTTACTTTTCATTTTCCCTTTGTTTTGCCCGGGGCAGCAGCAGCATGTTTCAACAAAATCAAAAATTGCAATAGACAATTATAACCTGGCGTTAAGGAACTTTTCAACCAACCAGTATGGCCGTGCCGAACAACAACTGTTAACGGCCATAAATGAAGACACAAATTTTATTGACGCTTATCTAGTGCTTGCGGAGGTTTATGAGGACTGGAAGAAACCGTTGAATGCCATAGAGGTTTACCACAGAGCCCTCCCGAAAGATGAAAAATACTATCCTTATGGGTATGTAAGGCTTGGTAACCTGGAATATAAAGAAGGTTTGTATGAAAATGCGAAAAGCAGTTACAGCCGCTTTCTTGACCTGGAACAGAGAAATATTTCACAGATTGAAAAGGCAAAAATCGGGATCACCCGATGTGATTACGCCATTGAGCTTATGAAACATCCTGTTGAATTTAAACCTGTAAATCTCGGTCCCCGTGTGAATTCACCCGGGGATGATTACTGGCCAAGCCTTTCAGCAGATGAAAAGACACTAGTTATAACAAGGCTAGTCCGTAGTGAGGAATTCATGAAAAATTTCCAGGAAGATTTTTACATCAGCCACTGGAACGACAGTGCATGGACATATATGGAAAATGCGGGAAAGCCTTTAAATACCGGAGATAATGAAGGGGCGCAATCCATTACAGGCGATGGACGCTTTATGGTTTTCACGGCATGCAACCGGGGTGATGGCCTTGGACGGTGTGATCTGTATGCTTCGGAAAAAGAAGGAGAAACCTGGAAGACACCGTATAATTTAGGCAGTCCCGTAAATACAAAATTCAGGGAGACTCAGCCTTCCCTGACCCCCGACGGTCGTACCCTTTATTTTTCAAGTGACCGGCCGGGAGGAAAAGGACAGCATGATATATGGGTTACATCGATCGGTGAAGACGGCAAATGGACTGAACCCAAAAACCTTGGCGATACTATAAACACAGACGGAATTGAGATGTCTCCTTTCATTCACCAGGACAATCAGTCGTTGTATTATTCGTCTGACGGTCTACCCGGCCTCGGCGGGTATGATCTGTTTGTGTCAAAAAAAGACAGCAACGGCAGATGGCAGAAACCGGTAAACCTCGGATATCCGATCAACACCAACCGTGATGAGATCGGCCTTATTGTAAATTCAAAAGGTGATAAAGCGTATTATGCATCGGATATGAGCGATAATGCCGGAAAAGACATCTATGAATTTGAAATGCCTGTTCAGTTAAGACCATTGACAGTTACTTATATGAAAGGTAAAGTTTTTGATGCGCTTACCTACAAGCCGTTGAAAGCTGATTTCCAGTTAATTGATCTGGAAACCGGTAAAATGGCTTTCAATGCCTATTCTGACAGTGTCAGCGGGGAATTCCTTGTGAGCATCCCGGTGAACCGAAATTATATGCTGAATGTATCCAGGAAGTCGTATCTTTTCTATTCTGAAAATTTTGCCCTGCTCAATGTTTTCAATTCCGAAAAACCCTTTTTAAAAGATGTGCCCCTGCAACCGCTTGTTGCCGGAAGCACTGTCATACTAAAAAATGTTTTCTTTGAAACCGATTCATACCTGCTCAGGGATGAATCAAAAATTGAGCTTAACAAAGTGGTGAAAATGCTGAAGGAAAATCCTTCCATCCGGATTGAGATCGGCGGGCACACCGATAATACCGGATCCGCGGAACATAACCAACAACTGTCAGAAAACAGGGCCAAATCGGTAGCTGATTTTTTAACCGCGTCATCCATAAACGCCAGCAGGATATTATGGAAGGGCTATGGTTTCAATGTTCCCGTTGCATCTAACGACACTCCGGAAGGCCGTGCCCAGAATCGAAGGACGGAGATGAAGATTGTAAAGTAA